A portion of the Celeribacter baekdonensis genome contains these proteins:
- a CDS encoding PhzF family phenazine biosynthesis protein: MTTYLTYDVFTDRPFGGNPLAVIPDAAHLPEDQLQKIAREFNYSETVFLLPPQDPANTARLRIFTPTMEVPFAGHPTIGAAVALSELGHGPQMRLELPVGVIAAEAKDGTAAFTASQPLDILAEPAPDLVARALGLMVSDLATAPVMASMGLPFTFVELTSRAALSRITLDIAALRDGHARHPEGLDFALAPYVRDGETIHMRMFAPLDNIPEDPATGSAAAALGRLLCEDLGRDLSLVIHQGEDMGRASRIFVTATPKAVTIQGHAVRMMQGQLCF; the protein is encoded by the coding sequence ATGACGACCTATCTGACCTATGATGTCTTCACCGATCGTCCTTTTGGCGGCAATCCTTTGGCGGTGATCCCCGATGCGGCACATCTGCCCGAGGATCAGTTGCAAAAGATTGCGCGGGAATTCAACTATTCCGAAACGGTGTTTCTTTTACCGCCACAAGACCCGGCCAACACCGCTCGCCTGCGGATCTTTACACCAACGATGGAGGTGCCCTTTGCCGGACATCCAACCATCGGTGCGGCTGTGGCGCTCTCCGAGTTGGGGCACGGGCCGCAAATGCGGTTGGAATTGCCCGTTGGGGTGATCGCAGCGGAGGCCAAGGATGGCACCGCCGCGTTTACCGCGTCGCAGCCGCTGGACATCCTCGCGGAGCCCGCCCCCGACTTGGTGGCACGCGCTTTGGGCCTTATGGTGTCCGATCTGGCCACCGCCCCGGTGATGGCCAGCATGGGTTTGCCCTTTACCTTTGTCGAATTGACTTCGCGGGCGGCTCTGTCGCGCATCACCCTCGACATTGCGGCCCTGCGCGACGGTCACGCCCGCCACCCCGAGGGCCTGGATTTTGCTCTGGCGCCCTATGTGCGCGATGGCGAGACGATCCACATGCGGATGTTTGCGCCGTTGGATAATATTCCCGAAGACCCCGCGACCGGATCTGCGGCGGCGGCGTTAGGGCGTTTGCTCTGTGAGGACCTGGGGCGCGATCTGTCTTTGGTGATCCACCAAGGCGAAGACATGGGGCGCGCCTCCCGCATCTTCGTGACCGCCACGCCAAAGGCCGTGACCATCCAAGGTCACGCGGTCCGAATGATGCAAGGACAGCTCTGCTTTTAG
- a CDS encoding cation:proton antiporter, protein MTLLQIASLLIVLAGAFGAINYLFLKLPSSIGILVVALIASLVVIGLDAIFPASLVEETIRSEVMAFDFSDTLLEGMLGLLLFAGALHVKTSDLRAQWVPVFLMATLGVGLSTVVVGVGFSWMTGMPLLIALTFGALISPTDPVAVLGVLRQASLPKSLETKIAGESLFNDGVGYVVYLVLVGLAFGVTGGHGDAHGSDNAVQGAAKLFAQEAIGGALLGLILGWLTFRVMRLIDDYALEVLITLGLAFGGYELAVALEVSAPIMAVCAGLLIGDVGAKYGMSEETRRYVDAFWKMIDEILNAILFLMIGFEVFAVAFDMSSVLGGAMAILLALLARLTSVAVPVLLLKPFRSFSKGTIPIMTWGGLKGGISVALALSLPDSEWKPVILTATYIVVVFSIIVQGLTVAKLAKRVGREPGLNV, encoded by the coding sequence ATGACACTTCTGCAAATCGCCTCGCTTTTGATCGTCCTCGCCGGCGCGTTTGGCGCGATCAATTACCTTTTTCTCAAACTCCCCTCCTCCATCGGCATCCTCGTCGTCGCCCTGATCGCCTCGCTGGTGGTCATCGGGTTGGACGCGATTTTCCCCGCCTCTCTGGTCGAAGAAACCATCCGCTCCGAGGTCATGGCCTTTGATTTCTCGGACACATTGCTGGAGGGCATGTTGGGCCTGTTGCTGTTTGCAGGGGCATTGCATGTCAAAACCTCGGATTTGCGCGCACAATGGGTGCCGGTGTTTTTGATGGCCACCTTGGGCGTGGGCCTCTCAACCGTGGTGGTTGGCGTGGGCTTTAGCTGGATGACCGGGATGCCGTTGTTGATCGCGCTGACCTTTGGGGCGCTGATTTCGCCGACCGATCCGGTGGCCGTGTTGGGCGTGTTGCGTCAGGCGTCTTTGCCGAAAAGTCTTGAGACCAAAATCGCCGGAGAAAGCCTGTTCAATGATGGGGTTGGCTATGTGGTTTACCTTGTTTTGGTTGGATTGGCCTTTGGGGTGACGGGAGGACATGGCGATGCGCATGGTTCGGACAATGCGGTGCAAGGCGCGGCGAAACTCTTTGCTCAAGAGGCCATTGGCGGCGCGCTTTTGGGGCTGATTTTGGGCTGGCTGACCTTCCGCGTCATGCGGTTGATTGATGATTACGCGCTGGAGGTGTTGATCACCCTCGGGCTGGCGTTTGGCGGCTACGAGCTTGCCGTGGCGCTGGAAGTCTCTGCGCCGATCATGGCGGTCTGTGCCGGGCTGTTGATCGGTGATGTCGGCGCAAAATACGGCATGTCGGAGGAAACCCGGCGCTATGTCGATGCGTTTTGGAAGATGATTGACGAGATCCTCAACGCCATCCTGTTCTTGATGATCGGCTTTGAAGTCTTTGCCGTGGCCTTTGACATGTCGTCGGTTTTGGGCGGCGCAATGGCGATCCTTCTGGCGCTTTTGGCCCGCCTCACCTCCGTGGCCGTGCCTGTGCTGTTGCTCAAACCGTTTCGGTCCTTTTCCAAAGGCACCATCCCGATCATGACATGGGGCGGGCTGAAGGGCGGCATCTCGGTGGCGCTCGCCCTCTCACTGCCGGACAGTGAATGGAAGCCGGTGATCCTGACCGCGACCTATATCGTCGTGGTGTTTTCGATCATCGTTCAGGGCCTGACAGTGGCCAAATTGGCCAAACGTGTGGGCCGCGAACCGGGGTTGAACGTATGA
- a CDS encoding endonuclease/exonuclease/phosphatase family protein → MGALRLASYNLRKCRGTDGLRAPGRILDVINTMDADVVALQEADMRLGARPAALPARMIDTHTDFVALPLNTSPVSLGWHGNAILLRKGTVAEATHRLTLPGLEPRGAVAVDLPGLRIVGVHLGLLRASRQKQLHAILDQLRAFDTRPTVILGDFNEWSAHRGLDPLRDAFDILAPGRSFHAARPMAALDRIALTGELDMRDAGVMETLLSRRASDHLPIWADVAQRGAQTFP, encoded by the coding sequence ATGGGCGCACTGCGCCTCGCCTCGTATAACCTGCGCAAATGCCGTGGGACAGATGGGCTGCGCGCGCCGGGGCGTATCTTGGATGTGATCAACACGATGGATGCCGATGTGGTGGCGCTACAAGAGGCCGACATGCGATTGGGGGCACGCCCGGCCGCCCTGCCCGCCCGGATGATCGACACCCATACGGATTTTGTCGCACTCCCGCTCAACACCTCCCCGGTGTCTTTGGGATGGCATGGCAACGCGATTTTGCTGCGCAAAGGGACGGTGGCGGAGGCCACGCATCGGCTCACCCTGCCAGGGCTGGAGCCGCGCGGCGCGGTGGCCGTAGATCTGCCGGGACTGCGGATTGTGGGGGTTCATCTTGGGCTGTTGCGCGCATCGCGGCAAAAGCAACTCCATGCCATTCTTGATCAATTGCGCGCGTTTGACACCCGCCCCACGGTGATCTTGGGCGATTTCAACGAATGGTCCGCGCACAGAGGTCTCGATCCGCTGCGCGACGCCTTTGACATTCTTGCCCCCGGTCGCAGCTTTCACGCCGCGCGCCCGATGGCCGCGCTGGACCGGATCGCTCTCACCGGGGAGCTTGACATGCGCGACGCCGGGGTGATGGAAACGCTCCTGTCGCGTCGGGCCTCCGATCATTTGCCGATCTGGGCCGATGTGGCACAGCGGGGTGCGCAAACTTTCCCCTAG